ggggatcccgaggcgttcccaggccagccgggagacatagtcttcccaacgtgtcctgggtcttccccgtggcctcctaccggttggacgtgccctaaacacctccctagggaggcgttcgggtggcatcctgaccagatacccgaaccacctcatctggctcctctccatgtggaggagcagcggctttactttgagttcctcccggatggcagagcttctcaccctatctctaagggagagacccgccacacggcggaggaaactcatttgggccgcttgtacccgtgatcttatcctttcggtcatgacccaaagctcatgaccataggtgaggatgggaacgtagatcgaccggtaaattgagagctttgccttccggctcagctccttcttcaccacaacggatcggtacaacgtccgcattactgaagacgccgcaccgatccgcctgtcgatctcacgatccactcttccctcactcgtgaacaagactcctaggtacttgaactcctccacttggggtggggtctcctccccaacccggagatggcactccacccttttccgggcgagaaccatggactcggacttggaggtgctgattctcattccggtcgcttcacactcggctgcgaaccgatccagtgagagctgaagatcccggtcagatgaagccatcaggaccacatcatctgcaaaaagcagagacctaatcctgcggtcaccaaaccggaacccctcaacgccttgactgcgcctagaaattctgtccataaaagttatgaatagaatcggtgacaaaggacagccttggcggagtccaaccctcactggaaatgtgttcgacttactgccggcaatgcggaccaagctctgacactgatcatacagggagtggaccgccacaataagacagtccgataccccatactctctgagcactccccacaggacttcccgagggacacggtcgaatgccttctccaagtccacaaagcacatgtagactggttgggcaaactcccatgcaccctcaagaaccctgccgagagtatagagctggtccacagttccacgaccaggacgaaaaccacactgttcctcctgaatccgaggttcgactatccgacgtagcctcctctccagtacacctgaataaaccttaccgggaaggctgtgagcgcccttagtttgtttatttgtccttatagttttaaataaacgaccatgtactcacgtccacgtctcgctcgtgctgattctcatctgcgtcgaagaatacaatccacgtccaagccttgtTGTGACATTCATACTGGTGACTAACTGCCTTTCATCTTACTGTtactcactcctacccacttctccaaagtgggtaggagtgaggtgtgatctggggtggaggtctggaagtaacctgactagcttgttcgaggatgtttggagtctagatttgagggtcttggaggtgctggggtaccaggaggtgcaagcgtgacGGAAAGGAAGGCAGAAAGTAAATGTCAGCACATGGAAACACTGCAACTATGTCAACAAACACATTGAAGACTTCACAATAAGATGTTACTAATCAtcaatatgtaagaaatgcttcatcaAGTGTAATAAACTAGTGCACCATGTCCACATGTAGACACCTGAGAAgaagtattttctgcaggtttagtggcaggaagttacagctgtgctctaaagggtgagctatGGTGGTGTGTAGTTAgcgctcttgccttgcatcatgtccAGATTACATAGGTCTGACTACAGTTGCTTTGGACAAATCCCCCAAAAgtgacttttcctctttgatccaccATTTCTTCATTttggactttctcttctcactccacgCAAAGACTGATTGTCGATACTGTCCcccgattggctgttagcgtgtcacatGATCATttcctttgttcatgcaaccaaccttgctaaCCACACTTTACCTTTCTTCCCACCAAGAAGGAAAATCAATTGCCCTGATTCAGCAAACACATTTCTCAATGACATCATCCTGTGTCTATGGGATATACTTATGACATCCTCCTGTGTCTATGGGATATATATGACATCATTCTGTGTCTATGGGATATATATGACATCATCTTTTGTCCATGGGATATATATGACATCATCCTTTATCTATGGTATATATATGACATCATCCTGTGTCTATGGGATATATTTATGACATCATTCTGTGTCTATGGGATATATATGACATCATCTTTTGTCCATGGGATATATATGACATCATCCTTTATCTATGGTATATATATGACATCATCCTGTGTCTATGGGATATATATATGACATCATCCTGTGTCTATGGGATATAGTCGACATCATTCTGTGTCTATGGGATATATTTATGACATCATCCTGTGTATATGGGGTATATATGACATCATCCTGTGTCTATGGGATATATTTGACATCATTCTGTGTCTATGGGATATATTTATGACATCATCCTGTGTCTATGGGATATATATAACATCATCCTGTGTCTATGGGATATATTTGACATCATTCTGTGTCTATGGGATATATTTATGACATCATCCTGTGTCTATGGGATATATATGACATCATCCTGTGTCTATGGggatatatattgatatggttGTATCCCCCAGCCCAAATATCAAGTGTCCTCTAACAAAGAGTTACCTTGTACAATGCTCATGCATAACACATTGATTTGCAACATGGCTAACATTTATCACTTCTACTCCCGACCCTTTTGTTCCCACAGCTCTGGGCGCGGCGTACGGGACAGCAAAGAGCGGCACGGGCATCGCCGCCATGTCGGTAATGCGGCCCGAGCTCATCATGAAGTCCATCATCCCCGTGGTCATGGCGGGCATCATCGCCATCTACGGGCTGGTGGTGGCGGTGCTGATAGCCAACAACATCTCTGAGAGGGTCACTCTCTACAAGTAAGATGTCTTTATTTGGCATGCTGAGTCACACACTTAGAACCACGGCCACTACCGATCAAATAATGTTGCTTTTACTGACACTGACTGGCCACACTAGTTGGTTCAATGTGAAGAGATGGTACGCTCTTTACAAAGATTACAATGCTTGCTTTCCATccaactgtcatgatccgctacttggatcatggcatattctggtttgttctgttattttgtcttccttagttcctggtggcacttgctgttttgttctgttgccatagttacatattagtgtcacctgccttgtgtttttgacgcacacctgcctcctaatttctgtccctatttaagcctgcccttttttgtcattcgTCCTCGCAGTCTAATTTGCTGTCCAATGCAACTGGTGATGTCGCTAcccccgcttgtggtaaagactttgtgtttgttagcttccatgctatgcctgtgtttgtttacatgctaacgttttcagttatttcgaGCTCCCACACTAGTTCCGTTGgttttgtctctagtgcctttgtgcaagtgttttctgttcctagtctgtttcgtaatataaataaatcataatttcttaccttccgcctgcatcaacgagagaacgTAACCGCATTGCCAGATAGGCGTCACACCAACAATAAAACAATCATGTCTTTACAAAGATTACAATGTTTGCTTTCATCCAACAATATTACAATGAAGGTCCACTTCCTGGTACTTGGGAATCCACACCACTACTCAAACATTCCAATTTAATACTGTTTTTGGTATTAAGCTCATTTttgattgcaacatttaaaaggtATTCTTGGAATTTTGTTACTCGTtgacaattattatgaaagacatgacgacggatgtattttttttaatgcggtTATTAAACTTGTAGATAAAAGTCTGCTTCCAAGCGAGCCAAAAGGAAGTCCTCTAATCCAgccattaaaaaaacatgcaTAAGGCACCAACAATACATCTGGTGACTTGAAGATGAAGaagtattggtgatattgttgttataagcaCACACACTATTTcaacagcacctgcagtgagtggacttgtccaaaagatggcgccatagcacaaacagtaACAACACACCTAAGTATCTTagcttgtttttttcttttaagtaTTAGCATtaataaattagctgcaccatttTACAAGCCGCAGGGTTCCTAGCGTAAGAAAAAAGTAGCCGCTTATGGTGCTTGTTACTCGGGATGTAGCGCTATAAAAATGTTGTATCAGGGTTATTGGCACCACAATGTTGTATCAGGGTTATTGGCACCACAATGTAGTATCAGCGTTATTGGCACCACAATGTTGTATCAGGGTTATTGGCACCACAGTGTTGTATCAGGGTTATTGGCACCACAATGTAGTATCAGCGTTATTGGCACCACAATGTTGTATCAGGGTTATTGGCACCACAGTGTTGTATCAGGGTTATTGGCACCACAATGTAGTATCAGCGTTATTGGCACCACAATGTTGTATCAGGGTTATTGGCACCACAATGTTGTATCAGCGTTATTGGCACCACAATGTTGTATCAGCGTTATTGGCACCACAATGTTGTATCAGCGTTATTGGCACCACAATGTTGTATCAGGGTTATTGGCACCACAATGTTGTATCAGGGTTATTGGCACCACAATGTTGTATCAGGGTTATTGGCACCACAATGTTGTATCAGGGTTATTGGCACCACAATGTTGTATCAGGGTTATTGGCACCACAATGTTGTATCAGGGTTATTGGCACCACAATGTTGTATCAGGGTTATTGGCACCACAATGTAGTATCAGCGTTATTGGCACCACAATGTTGTATCAGGGTTATTGGCACCACAGTGTTGTATCAGGGTTATTGGCACCACAATGTAGTATCAGCGTTATTGGCACCACAATGTTGTATCAGGGTTATTGGCACCACAGTGTTGTATCAGGGTTATTGGCACCACAATGTAGTATCAGCGTTATTGGCACCACAATGTTGTATCAGGGTTATTGGCACCACAGTGTTGTATCAGGGTTATTGGCACCACAATGTAGTATCAGCGTTATTGGCACCACAATGTTGTATCAGGGTTATTGGCACCACAATGTTGTATCAGCGTTATTGGCACCACAATGTTGTATCAGCGTTATTGGCACCACAATGTTGTATCAGCGTTATTGGCACCACAATGTTGTATCAGGGTTATTGGCACCACAATGTTGTATCAGGGTTATTGGCACCACAATGTTGTATCAGGGTTATTGGCACCACAATGTTGTATCAGGGTTATTGGCACCACAATGTTGTATCAGGGTTATTGGCACCACAATGTTGTATCAGCGTTATTGGCACCACAACGTTGTATCAGCGTTATTGGCACCACAATGTTGTATCAGGGTTATTGGCACCACAATGTTGTATCAGGGTTATTGGCACCACAACGTTGTATCAGCGTTATTGGCACCACAACGTTGTATCAGCGTTATTGGCACCACAATGTTGTacccttgcgaccccaaaagggaataagcggtagtaaatagacggatggatggatatgttgaTCTGGAACAGAAATGAGGATATCGATTGATTTTGAACAAAAATTCTGATATATTTTGATATGGATAAAAAAAAGAGGATATATATTGATGTGGAACAAAAATGAGAATGTATATTGATCTGGAGCAAAAATGAGAATATATATTATTCTGGAACAAAATTTCAGATATATGTAATGATGTGGATCAAAAAAATGCGGATATACATTGATGTGGAACAAAAATAAGGATATATATTGATGAGGAACAAAAAATCTGATATTGATGTGGAACAAAAATAAGGATATATGTTGATGTGGAACAAAAATTCCGATATTGATGTGGAACAAAAACAGGATATACATTGATTTGGAACAAAAATTCTGATATATTTTGATATGGAGCAAATAttccgatatatatatattgatgtggATAAAAAAGAGGATATATATTGATGTGGAACAAAAATGAGAATATATATTGATCTGGAGCAAAAATGAGAATATTTATTAATCTGGAACAAAAATTCAGATATGAATATTGATGTGGATCAAAAAATGAGGATATATATTGATGTGGAGCAAAAATTATATGTATTGATGTGGAACGAATATAAGGATATATATTTATGTGGAACAAAAATTCCGATATTGATGTGAAACAAATTCAACTATATATTGATGTGGAACAAAAATTCTGCAATATTttgatgtgggggaaaaaattagTATATATATTTTGGTGTTGAACCAAAAATTGGGATATATAACTGATATGgaacaaaaattatatatattgatGTGGAACAAAAATAGAGATATATATTGACGTGGAACAAAAATGGGGATATATTTTGATGTGGAACACAAACTCCGATattaatgtgaaacaaaaatgaagacGTGTATTGATGTGGAACAAAATGGATATATATTTTAATGTGGAACACAAATGGGGATTATATAATGATTTGGAACAAAAatgaggatatatatatatatatatatagatgtgggaaaaaaattctGAAATTTTGATGTGGAACAAAAAAAATGCAGATATATATTGATGTAGAATAAAAATTCATATATTTATTGATGTGGGAAAAAATGAGGATACATATTGATGTggaataaacatttatatatttattgatgTGGGGGGAAAAATGGCGATATATATTGATGTGGAACAAAAATGgtgatatacatatttatgtggagcaaaaattatatatattgatGTGGAACAAATATAAGGATATATATTTATGCGGAACAAAAATTCCgatattgatccatccatccattttctaccacttattcccattcggggtcgcggggggcgctggcgcctatctcagctacaatcgggcggaaagcggggtacaccctggtgaAACAAAAATTCAACTATATATTGATGTGGAACAAAAATTCCGCAATATTTTGATGCGGGACAAAAAATGAGGATATATATTTTGGTGTGGAACCAAAAATTGGGATATATAACTGATATggaacaaaaaatatgtatattgatGTGGAACAAAAATAGAGATATGTATTGATGTGGAACAAAAATGGGGATATTTTGATGTGGAACACAAACTCCGATATTAATGTGTAACAAAAATGAGGATGTATATTGATGTGGAACAAAATGGACATATATTTTGATGTGGAACAAAAATGGGGATTATATAATGATTTGGAACAAAAatgaggatatatatatatggatgtggggaaaaaaaatctgaaatattGATGTGGAACAAAAAAAATGCGGATTGATATTGATGTAGAGTAAAAATTCATATATTTATTGATGTGGGAAAAAATGAGGATACACATTGATGTggaataaacatttatatatttattgatgTGGGGGGGAAATGGCGATATATATTGATGTGGAACAAAAATGAGGGAACGTTTTCTGGCCCAGCCCTAGTCTCATACGATTGTGCAGGTGTCCCTAATGTTTTGGCTGATGAGCGTGTTCCAAGCAACCAGGTGGCCTGGTCTCAGTCCGGTCTCGGTCCGGTCTCGGTCCGGTCTCGGTCCGGTCTCAGTGTGCAGCGTCCCAGACCTGGACAAGGTGGTGATGTCGCTGTCTTCCCTCCACCAGGAGCTTCCTGCATCTAGGAGCCGGTCTGAGCGTGGGTCTTAGCGGTCTGGCGGCCGGCTTCGCCATCGGCATCGTAGGAGACGCCGGCGTGAGAGGCACGGCCCAGCAGCCCCGCCTCTTCGTGGGCATGATCCTGATCCTGATCTTCGCCGAGGTGCTGGGGCTCTACGGCCTGATCGTGGCGCTCATCCTGTCCACCAAATAAATCATTCCACATCCAAAAGCAGCCAgaataaaagcaacttccatgacaCAAAGCGGCCCTGACAGGACGGGATGGCCTCAGTCTAGTCCTGCTGGGACCCGGCAGTCTAGTCGGTGGTTGCAGCCATCCAGTGGTGTCAGGTGCAAGGTCCAAGGTGAAGTGTGCTGTGAGTATCTCTTCAGTGGTCTACCCACAATGCATCAGTGTTTACCTTCCTCTTCTGTTCGGGGGACCTTTTCTTTATTTCATCacagcagggtttttttttttttgctttttgctgAAAGCTGTGAGGATTTTGACTTCATGAAAGTTGTCTAAATGGAATATTATATCACGTGTGTGTGTTGTTAGTAATCGCACTGTTGGGTGTCATGTgctttatggtgtgtgtgtgttcaatatCAAACACGTATCCttgtagtgctgctacttttgtACTGTACTCGtcaaatttcaaaataaaagtcatctTCCTCAACAAACAAACACTCTGCTGTGGTGTCTTTTGTCCAtacaattgttataagtacacctctgcataacagaGTTAGgaaaataaaatagtcaacaactAAACCAAGGgataaaatatattaatatatatattattcatctTATACAAGTAGTTTAATGTTGCGAGGCTGATGtgaaaaattaattttttgttttactatcgTTGTAAACTCCCGGAAGTGGAAGTGGTGCCCTCCATCCGCCTGCATGTTAATGTTAACTCCCGGAAGTGGTGCCCTCCATCCGCCTGCATGTTAATGTTAACTCCCGGAAGTGGTGCCCTCCATCCGCCTGCATGTTATTGTTTCCCCTCACTGATGAAAGTAGCTCATTTCCAGTCACGCAGTCCTTTCCCCTGCGTGGACGATGTGGAGATAAGTTTCTTCACTGAAGAACATTTGTTGTTCGCCAGCCGGCAGGTAACTACGTTTTATACTCACCTTAGCGAGCATGCTAGGTTAGCATCTCACTTCTGTACATTTTACAACCCTTTTGTCGCCTCTCGTCCGTGAAATGATTTGACATTTTGGCGAAAAGAACAGATTTAAATGTGGGAATTCCATTCAAAATGTTCCAATGCCATCATGTATTATTCCTACGAGTTATAACTTGATAGCCAGCGGCTAGCTGTTAGCTTGGCTGCATCGACATAGTCGTCTCTAAATGTGGACATCTATACCTGGCAACATAGTTTTCAACGTGCATATACACTTGGCAACATAGTTTTAAACATGCATATACACCTGGCAACATAGttttaaacatgcatatatatacctggcaacatagttttaaacatgcatatacacctggcaacatacttttcaacatgcatatacacctggcaacatagttttaaacatacatatatatacctggcaacatagttttaaacatgcatatacacctggcaacatagttttaaacatgcatatacacctggcaacatagttttcaacatgcatatacacctggcaacatagttttaaacatacatatatatatacctggcaacatagttttaaacatacatatatatatacctggcaACATAGTTTTAAACATGCATGTACACCTGGCAACATAGTTTTCAACATGCATATACACCTACCAACATAGTTTTCAACATGTATAtacacctggcaacatacttttcaacatgcatatatacctggcaacatagttttcaacatgcatttatatatatatatatatatatatatatatatatatatatatatacctagcaACATAGTTTTCAACATGCATATACACCTGGCAACGTAGTTTTAAACATGCATATACACCTGGCAACGTAGTTTTAAACCTGCATGTACACCTGGCAACATAGttttaaacatgcatatatatacctggcaacatagttttaaacatgcatatatatacctggcaacatagttttaaacatgcatatatatacctggcaacatagttttaaacatgcatatatatacctggcaacatagttttaaacatgcatatatatatacctggcaacatagttttaaacatacatatatatatacctggcaacatagttttaaacatacatatatatatacctggcaacatagttttaaacatgcatatacacctggcaacatagttttcaacatgcatatatatacacctagCAAAATAGTTTTCAACATGTATATACACCTGGCAACATAATtttcaacatgcatatatacctggcaacatagttttcaacatgcatatatatatatatacctggcaacatagttttcaacatgcatatacacctggcaacatagttttaaacatgcatatatatacctggcaacatagttttaaacatgcatatttatacctggcaacatagttttaaacatgcatttatatacctggcaacatagttttaaacatgcatatacacctggcaacatagttttaaacatgcatatatatacctggcaacatagttttaaacatgcatatacacctggcaacatagttttaaacatacatatatgtatatatatatacctggcaacatagttttaaacatgcatatacacctggcaacatagttttcaacatgcatatatatatatatatatatatatatatacctggcaACATAGTTTTCAACATGCATATACACCTGGCAACGTAGTtttcaacatgcatatatatatatatatatacctggcaacatagttttcaatatgcatatatatacacttggcaacatagttttcaacatgcatatatatatatatatatatatatatatatatatatatatatacctggcaacatagttttcaacatgcatatatatacacttggcaacatagttttcaacatgcatatatatacacttggcaacatagttttcaacatccatatatatacctggcaacatagttttcaacatgcatatacacctggcaacatagttttcaacatgcatatatatacctggcaacatagttttcaacatgcatatacacctggcaacatagttttcaacatgcatatatatatgtatacctggcaacatagttttcaacatgcatatacacctggcaacatagttttcaacatgcatatacacctggcaacatagttttcaacatgcatatatacctggcaacatagttttcaacatgcatatacacctggcaacatagttttcaacatgcatatacacctggcaacatagttttcaacatgcatatatacctggcaacatagttttcaacatgcatatatatatatatatatatatatatatacctggcaacatagttttaaacatgcatatacacctggcaacatagttttcaacatgcatatatatatacctggcaacatagttttcaacatgtatgtatatatatatatatatatatatatatatatatatatatgtatgtatatatatctatatgtatatatatgtatgtgtgtatatgtatatatatatatatatgtatatgtgtatatatatgtgtatatgtatatatttatgtatatatatatgtatatacatatatatatgtatatgtatatgtatatatgtatatgtatatatatatgtatatatatatatatatatatatatatgtatatatatatatatatgtatatatatatatatatatatatatatatatatatatacctggcaacatagttttaaacatgcatatatacctggcaacatagttttcaacatgcatatatatatatatatatatatatatatatatatacctggcaACATAGTTTTCAACATGCATATACACCTGGCAACGTAGTtttcaacatgcatatatatatatatatatatatatatacacacacatacacacctggcaacatagttttcaacatgcatatatatacacctggcaacatagttttcaacatgcatatatatatatatatatatatatatatatatatacctggcaacatagttttcaacatgcatatatatacacttggcaacatagttttcaacatccatatatatatatatatatacatatatatatatatatatatatatatacctggcaacatagttttcaatatgcatatatatatacacttggcaacatagttttcaacatgcatatatatatatatatatatatatatatatatatatatatatatatatatatatatatatatatatatatacctggcaacatagttttcaacatgcatatatatacacttggcaacatagttttcaacatgcatatatatacacttggcaacatagttttcaacatgcatatatatacacttggcaacatagttttcaacatccatatatatacctggcaacatagttttcaacatgcatatacacctggcaacatagttttcaacatgcatatatatacctggcaacatagttttcaacatgcatatatatacctggcaacatatttttcaacatatgtatatatatatatatatatacacctggcAACATAGTTTTCAACATGCATATACACCTGGCAACATATTtttcaacatgcatatatatacttggcaacatagttttcaacatgcatatacacctggcaacatagttttcaacatgcatatatatacttgGCAACATAGTTTTCAACATGCATATACACCTGCCAAAATAGTtttcaacatgcatatatatatgtatacctggcaacatagttttcaacatgcatatacacctggcaacatagttttcaacatgcatatacacctggcaacatagttttcaacatgcatatatatatatatatatatatatatatatatatatatatatatatatatacctggcaacatagttttcaacatgcatatatatatacctggcaacatagttttcaacatgtatgtatgtatatatatatatatatatatatatatatatatatatatatatatatatatatatatatctatatgtatatatatatatatagatatatatatatatgtatatatatatatgtatgtatatatatgtatatgtgtatatatatgtatatatgtatatatatatatatatgtatgtatatatatgtatatgtgtatatatatgtatatgtatatatatatgtatatatatatatgtatatacatatatatatgtatatgtatatgtatatgtatatgtatatatatatatatatatatatatatatatatatatatatatacctggcaacatagttttaaacatgcatatacacctggcaacatagttttcaacatgcatatatatatacctggcaacatagttttcaacatgcatatatatacacttagcaacatagttttcaacatgtatgtatatatatatatatatatatatatatgtatatatatctatatatatgtatatatatctatatgtatatatatatatgtatgtatgtatgtgtgtatatgtatatatatatatatgtatatgtgtatgtatatgtatatatttatgtatatatatatatgtatatatatatatatatatatatgtatatatgtatatgtatatatgtatatgtatatacatatatatatatgtatatacatatatatatatgtatatatgtatatgtatatatatatatgtatatacatatatatatatatatatgtatatacatatatatatatatgtatatatatatatatatatatatatatatatatatatggcgtggcgcggtggtagagtggccgtgcgcaacccgaggatcattggttcaaatcccacctagaaccaacctcg
The DNA window shown above is from Nerophis ophidion isolate RoL-2023_Sa linkage group LG23, RoL_Noph_v1.0, whole genome shotgun sequence and carries:
- the atp6v0ca gene encoding ATPase H+ transporting V0 subunit ca; the protein is MSEEERPEYSSFFAVMGASAAMVFSALGAAYGTAKSGTGIAAMSVMRPELIMKSIIPVVMAGIIAIYGLVVAVLIANNISERVTLYKSFLHLGAGLSVGLSGLAAGFAIGIVGDAGVRGTAQQPRLFVGMILILIFAEVLGLYGLIVALILSTK